The DNA sequence TGCCCCTGCCGGGAAGGGAGGTCAAAGGATTTCCCGCCCCCAGACGCACCCCCCGGAGGTGTCGACACTAGGCTCTGGACCCATTAGTTCTAAATGCTCAGCGGCGATTTCACGAAATTCCAATGGTTTGGGGCGTGCAGCCAATAGTGGTTCTATTTGCAAGCGACCCAAGACGTTGAAATGAAGTGAAATCGCCGCCCGTCGCTCCGAAGGAGCGCCGATTCATGCTGGCACGCCTTCGGCGTGACGGGTTTGACGGATTTTCCCGCAGCCTGCGGCCCATCTGTTTGAAATAGAACCACTATTCCAGCGCAGATGCTTCTTGTCTGCGGAAAAATCTGTCAAACTGAGCGTATAGAATTAATAGGTCCAGAGCCTAGGTTGCGCTCTTCGCGCCGTTCGGGCCATGTGGCCACAGCTGGTACCACTGTGCGGAGGCCTCATGAAATTCCTTTTCTCACTGCTCCTGGTCCTCTGGCCGCTGGTCGCCATGGCCGAGCCTGTCCCGGGCGTGGCGCCTCTGGCGACCGTCGGCGGGCCGGAGCGCCCGATCAGCCTGACGGTCTGGTATCCGTCCGATGCCGAAGCGGCTGAGGTCGTCGGCGGCAACGCGGTCTTTCGCGGTACCATGGCCGCCCCCGATGCGCCGGTCTCCACGGGCCGGTTTCCGCTTGTCATCGTCTCGCACGGGGGGCTCAGATCGGCGGCCGGGTCCGGCGGCTGGCTCAGTGCCGCGCTCGCGCGGAGGGACATGATCGTGGTCGAGGTCAACGGGCCGCGCGTCACCGGGGCGGGCGATGCGGTGGACGAGATCTGGCAGCGTCCTCGTGACATCACGGTGGCGGTGGATCGGGTCTTGTCGGATCCGGTCTGGTCCGCCCGTGTGGACACGAACCGTATCTCGGTGGTGGGTTTCGCCCTCGGCGGAACGGCTGCACTGCTGGCGGGGGGCGCCCGCATGGACCCGGCGATCTATGTCGGGTCCTGCGATGGCGCTGGCGGACCGGACTGCGACTGGCTGGAACGGCAGGGCGGTACACTTGCGGATGTGCGGCGGGACCGGCTTGACCGGATGCGGAACGATCCGCGTATCGCAACGGTCGTCGCGGTCGCGCCGGAATACCGCGGGGCCTGGCAAGACGGCCTGGAGCAGATGAGCGCAACGGCACATATCGTCCGGCTGGGTGCCGCAAGCGGCCCTGCGCCGAACGGTGCGACGCTGGCTGTCATCGCGGATGCCGCGCCTGCCGATGCCTTTGCCCTCTGCACTGACGCCGGGGCGAAGATCCTGCGCGAAGACGGCGGCGACCCCGCGCTTTGCGGGGCCTCCCCCGATGCCCGCCGCGCGATCCACGCCCGACTGCTCGATCAGGTGCTGGAAGGTCTGTCAGCCCGCCCGCGCCAATAGGACCGGCGCCGCGCGGACCTACCGCGTCACCGTGCCGTCAGCGATCCAGCCGTCAAAGACGTCCAGCACCTGCGCGGCAAAGGTATCGTCGTTGATATGCGCATCCAGCGGGATCAGGCGGGTGCCGTCCGGGCACTGCGCCCTGATCTCGGCCACGAAGGCCGCCAGCCCCTCCGGATCGGACAGCGGGCCGCCGGGCCGGTCCCATTCGTTGCCGCCCTGTTCCGGCAGGATCAGCACGCTCGGCCCGGTGGCCTGAGCCAGCTTGTCGCACAGGGTGCGGGCCATCTCGCGCCGCTGCGCCGCCGTCATCATGACCGAGGACAGCAATCGGTTGTGGGTATGCGCCTCCTGACCGGCGACGCGGGGCGGCGGGTCCTGCCAGCCCACGAAATCGACAAGATCGTAACACCCGGTCGAGACGATCTGCGGGATGCCCTTGCGCCCGGCCGCTGTCATGCGGTCGGCCCCCGCGCTGATGGTCGATCCCATCAGGTGATTGCCGACCTCCTGCGGGGCAAAATCCATCACGGCGGCAAAAGCGCCCTCTGCGGCGAGGCTTTCGAAGGCCCGTCCGCCCATGCCGGTGGCGTGGAACACCGCCACCTCGAAGCCGCGGTCTTCCAATGCGGGTTTCAGGCTGACCATGTAGCGCAGCACCGTCTTGCCAAAGGACGTCATGCCGATCAGCGGGCGGTCCCGCGCGGGCGGCTCCACCGCGCGGGCAGCACCCAGCACCGCGCCCGCCGCCTGCGACAGCGACGCCTTGCAGACCGAGTTCAACCCGTATAGCCCGCCAGCCCAGAGGATCATCTGCACATCCGCTGCCAGCCGGTCCGGCGGGATCAGTGGCGAGAAGCTGACGGTCGAGACGATGTACTTGGGCACGCCCAGCGGCAGGGCGGCACAGACGTCGAGCGCCAGGTCGGTGCCCATCGTGCCGCCCAGCACGATGACGCCGTGGATCCTGCCCGCCTGTTGCAGGCGCAACGCCTCTGCCGCCGCCCCCTTGGCCATGATCTGCATCGCCGTGTTTTCGTCGCCGCTGTCGATGGCGTCGGCGATGGAATGCCCGCCCGCCTCGGCCACCTGGTGTTTTGAGATGTCGGCGGGGCGCGCCGGATCGCCCAGCACGCTCACATCCATGCAGAGCGCCCCGCCGCCCTGCGCGCGGATCACATCGGCGATGTAGGTCAGTTCGTCGTCCTTGGTGTCGTAGGTGCCGACAACGAGAATGGTGCGGTCTGTCATAGCTTGATCCACGCGGTCTTGAGGTCGAGATACTTGTCGAAGGCATGCAGCGACTTGTCGTGCCCGTTGCCGGACTGGCCCAAGCCGCCCAGCGGCACCGTGAGGTCCGAGCCGCCATAGGTGTTCACATGCACCAGCCCGGCCCGGATGCGCCGGACCATGCGGTGCGCCCGGCTCAGATCGGCGGTCCAGACCGCGGCGGCAAGGCCGTAGTCCGTGCCGTTGGCCAGCGCCACGGCTTCGTCCTCTGTCTCGAAGGCCTGCACGGCCAGCACGGGGCCAAAGACCTCTTCGCGCGCGATGCGGTCGTCCGGCTGCACGCCGGTCACGATGGTGGGCGCCATGAAATAGCCGCCGGTGTCGGTCAGGATGCGCGCCCCGCCGGTGGCGATGGTGCGGCCCTGCGCGCGGGCCTCGTCGACAAAGCCGAGGTTCCGCTCCAGCTGCGCCTGCGAATTGACCGCGCCGCAGGCGGTGCCGGGGTCCAGCGGATCGCCGACCTGCATGGTTTCCGCGAAGGTCGTCAGTTTCGCGACAAAGCTGTCGTGGATGCTGCGTTCGACCAGCAGCCGCGATCCCGCGATGCAGACCTGGCCCGCGTTGCGGAAGATGCCGTTCGCCGCGACCTTGACCGCCTCGTCCAGGTCGGGCGCATCGGCAAAGACGATGTTGGGCGACTTGCCCCCCAGCTCCAGGTAGACCCGTTTGAGGTTCGACCGCGCCGATGCTTCCAGCAGCCGCCGCCCCGTGACGCCGGAGCCGGTAAAGACCAGCACGTCAACGTCCATCGATTCCGCGATGGCCGCGCCCACGTCGGACCCCGGACCCGTCACGACATTCAGCACGCCGGGCGGCAGTCCCGCCTCCAGCGCCAGTTCCGCGATGCGCAGCAAGCTCAGCGATGCGGTTTCCGCCGGTTTCAGCACCACGCTGCACCCCGCAGCCAGCGCCGGTCCCAGTTTCCATGCGCTGATCATGAGGGGAAAGTTCCACGGCACGATCGCGCCCACCACGCCCGCAGGTTCACGGTGAACAAGCCCCAGCGTGCCGGGGGCGGTCGGTGCGATTTCTCCGTAAAGCTTGTCGATGCTTTCGGCATAATAGCGAATGGTGGCGGCGGCCGACAACGGCTCGGCCTTCAGCGCCATGCCGATCTCGGTGCCGTTCTCGCGCACGCCCAGCACGGCGAGTTCCAGCGCGTTCCGTTCGATCAGGTCGGCCCATTTCAGCATCACTGCCTTGCGGGCCGCGGGGGCCAGCCCGGCCCAGACACCGCCGTCAAAGGCGCGCCGCGCCGCCGCCACGGCACTGTCGGCATCGTCGCGGGTGCCTTTCGCCATGGTTGTCAGCACCGCCCCGTTCAGGGGCGAGCGTATCTCCATCTCTGCCCCGTCCGAGGCCGGCACCGGCGCGCCGTCGATCAAGTGGCGGGCAGGGGGGATGGGCAGATCCCTCAGGTCGGCGATTCGGCTTTGATCCATCGGAAACTCCTCAAGGTGGCGGCGCAGGGCGCGTGCACACCCTGCCAATGCGCGTTTTTCGGCGCCACCGGGTCGTCTGCGCGGCGCGTCTCAAAAGAAATGTTGACAGGAGGCAGGACAAAGTCAAGAATTTCAAACCAGTGGTTCGAATAATGAACCAGCCAAATACTGACAGGGAGCTCTTCATGAAATCGGTTCTGACCGCAACGATCACGGCGCTGACGCTGGGCCTGGCTGGCCCCGCCCTTGCCGAGTACCCGGAAAAACCCGTTACTTTCATCGTACCGTGGCCTCCGGGCGACCTCGAAGACGTGCTGACGCGCATGATCGCCGAGGATTTCCAGGATGAATACGGCGTGGCGGCTGCGGTCGTGAACAAACCCGGCGGCGGTGGCGGCCCATTCCCCGGCGCCATCGACGTGGCGACCGCACCGGCGGACGGCTACACCATCGGGTCCTTCGTGCCAGCGGTCTCGCTGATCGGGCACGAGATCGACATCCCGGAACTCACCCCCGAAAAGTTCGACCCCATCGGCATCTTCCTGACCTATCCCTTCGTCATCGCGGCCTCGGGCAATGCGCCCTATTCGTCGATGGAGGAACTGGCCGCCCACGCCAAGGAAAACGATGTCGTGCTGGGCCACTTCGGCGACGTTCTGACGCCGACGCAGGTGACAAAGGCGCTGGCGCGGAAGATGGACTTCGACTGGGCGGCGGACGCGGCATTCGACGCGCTGGACTGCAACACGCTGGCCTCGGGTGATGCGGATGTGATCAACACCACGCTGCAGCTGATCCTGCCCTGCATCGACCAGGTCAAGGTTCTGGTGTCCATCACCGGCGAGCGGATCAGCAAGATCCCCGACACCCCGACCATCGGCGAGGTCGACGGTGATCTGGACATCGCGTTGTGGAACGGGCTCTTCGTGACCAAGGACACCCCCGAGGACGTGCGCGCCAAGATCGCCGCCGTGGCCGAAAAGACGGTGATGAGCGAGCGCGCACAGCAGGTGGCCGAAGAGACCGGCGCGCTGGTCTACTGGAAGGACGCCAGCGAAAGCGCCGAAATCATCGAGGCCGACAAGGCCACCTTGGCGACCATCGGCGACACGCTGGAGTGATCCGGCCGGAGGGGCCGCAGCGGCCCCTTCCTTTCTTTCCGGGAGCATGACGTGAGCATTGAATCCGACCTTCAAGCACGAACCCGGATCGCGGGGCAGGCGCCTTTCATCCTGGGTGCGCTGGGCCTGTCCCTGCTGCTGCTGTCGCAGATCACAACCCAGACCGAATGGATCGCCGACGCCGACTCTCTGGCGGCGCAACCGCGGTTCTGGCCCGGCGTGGCCCTCGCGCTCATGGTGGGCGGCTTTGCCCTGCACCTGTTGCGGATGCGTCGCCGCCGCCCTGATCGGCTGGACTGGGTCGAGGTCCGGCGCTGGCTGGAGCCGCTGGAATACGTGCTGTGGTTCATGGCTTTTGTCTATCTGGTGCCGATCGTCGGCTTCCTGCCCATGAGCATCCTGTTCGGCTGCGCGCTGGTCTGGCGTCTTGGCTACCGCGGCGCGGGCTATTACTGGACGGCAATCCTCTTTGCCGTGGGTATGGTCACGCTCTTCAAGGGGCTTCTGGGGGTCAAGATCCCCGGCGCGTCCCTTTACGAGGTGCTGCCCGGAGCCCTGCGCAGCTTCTTCATCCTGTACCTGTGATGGACCTGCTTCTTTCCGCCATAGAGGTTCTGGCCCGCTGGGACGTGATGATTGCCCTGCTGGTGGGCTCCATCGGCGGGGTCGCGATCGGCGCGATCCCCGGCGTCGGACCTGCGGTCGCCATCGCGATCCTGTTGCCCGCGACGTTTTCCATGGACCCCATCGTCGGGCTGACCGTGCTTTTGGGCATCTACGGCTCTTCCATGTTCGGCGGCGCGATCCCGGCCATCCTGATCAACACGCCGGGCACGGCGGTCAATGCGCTGACCACCTACGACGGCTTTCCCATGACCTTGCGGGGCGAGGGGCGGCGCGCGCTGTCGCTGGCCTATTCCGCCAGCTTCTTCGGCGGCATCTTTTCGGTCGTCTGCCTCATCGCGCTGTCGCCTCTGCTGGCCAAGGTCGCCCCCATGTTCGGCTCGCGCGAGATTTTCCTTGCGGCGCTTCTGGGCATCATCCTGGTGATCGTGGCCCACAGGGGCCAGATGCTGATCGCGGCCGCGCTGACGGGGTTCGGCATCTTTCTGTCCACCGTGGGGCTGGAGCCGGTGAAATACACCCGCCGGTTCACCTTCGACCAGACCTGGCTGGCCAGCGGCGTGAACCTGATCGTCGTGGTGCTGGGGCTCTTCGCGCTCAGCCAGGCGCTGCTGCTGCTGACGATGGACGACGAGAAGGTGCGCCTGAGCAAGTCGCGCGGATCGCTGTTCCAGGGCTTCCGGGAACTGGCGCGCCACCCGCGCGTCGCGGCGGTATCCGCCACCTTCGGTGTCGTCATGGGCATGATCCCCGGCGTGGGGGAATTCACCGCGCAGTTCATGTCCTATACCTCTGCCCGGAAGATGTCGAAAACGCCCGAGGCCTTTGGCCAGGGGTCGTCCGAAGGGCTGATCGCCTCAGAGACGGCGAACAACGCGGTGCCCGCCGCCGCCATGATCCCGCTTCTGGCGCTGGGCATCCCGGGCGAGGCGCTGACCGCGATGATGCTGTCGGTCTTCTACGTTCATAACGTGGTGCCGGGGCCGGGGCTGTTCCTGTACCAGATGGATTTCGTCGTTGCGCTCTACCTCGCGCTTCTGGTGCTGAACGTGCTGGTGGTCGGCTTCCTGCTGGTGTCGACCGGGTGGCTGGTCTACCTGACCAAGATCCCGAACCGGTTCCTGGGCATGTGCATTTTGCTGCTCAGCTTTGTCGGGGTCTATTCGATCCGCAACTCGGCGGTGGATTGCGCCGTGGCGGCGGTTTTCGGGCTGATCGGATATGTGCTCAAGCGGCTGAACCTGCCGATCGTGCCCATCGTGCTGGGCATGGTGCTGGGCGGCATCATGGAGGTGAAGCTGCGCGCGTCGATGAACCGGGTGAACACGCCCTTCGACTTCATCGACCGGCCCATCGCCTTCATCCTGTTTGCGCTGATCGTGATGATCCTCGCGGGCACCCTCTGGCGGGTCTGGCGCGAATGGGTGCCGACCGACCGGCGCAGCCTGGCGCGCAAATCCTCCGACCGTTTCGCCCGCCGTATCGCAGGCCGCCGCACCCGGCATTTCGAAATCAAGACCAAACAGCAAAGGCGCAGACGCAACTATGACCATTTGGGTTCCTGAAGACGACGGATACGCGGACCTGGGCAAGCACGACAGCTTCGCCTCGGGCGCACCCTACAACACCTTCGCGCGGATGCGGGCCGAGGCGCCCTGCCACTGGTCGGATTTCGATCAGGGCAAAGGCTATTGGTCGATCACCCGGCACGCCGACATCGTGCAGATGATCCGCGACACAGAGACCTTTTCATCCGGGCAGGGCATCCGCATGGAGGACCAGACCCCCGAGGAATACATGGCCCGCCGCACCTTTCAGGAGACCGACGGCAGCGACCACCGCAAGGTGCGCATGAAGGTGGCCAAGGCTTTCTCGCCGCAGGTGGTGGCGGGCTTCGAGGATCAGATCCGCGACCTTTGCCACCCGATCCTCGATGCAGCCCTTGAGAAAGGCGAATTCTGCGCCACCCGCGAGATCGCGCGCGAACTGCCCATGCGGATGCTAGGCCAGATCCTGGGCACCCCGGAAGAAGACCTGCCCTGGCTGGTGGACAAGGGCGATGCGCTGATGGCGAACACCGACCCCGACTTTACCGATCACGTGGCCGACAAGCTGGACACCGACGCCTACCGGCTGATGCCGTTCAATTCGCCCGCCGGGGCGGAACTGTATGAATACGCCCGCGACCTGATGGAAAAAAAGAACGCGGCGGGCGATACAAGCGGCATCCTGCACCTGATCCTGAAGCCGGACGAAAACGGCGAGACGATTTCCGAAACCGAGTTCCGCAACTTCTTTTGCCTGCTGGTCGCGGCAGGCAACGATACCACGCGCTATTCCATTGCCGCGGGCATTCAGGCGCTGGCGCGCCAGCCGGGTCTTCTCGAAGAGATGCAATCGGGCGAGGTCTGGGGCACCGCCCCGGACGAAATCGTGCGCTGGGCATCGCCCGCAACCTATTTCCGGCGGACCGCCACCCGCGACGTAGAGGTGCATGGTCAGCAGATCAGGGCGGGCGACAAGGTGCTGTACTGGTTCGTTTCGGCCAACCGGGATACCGAGATGTTCGAAGATCCCTACAAGCTGACCTTGGCGCGCAAGCCCAACCGCCAGCTGGGCTGGGGGCAGGGCGGGCCGCATGTCTGCCTGGGCATGCACCTCGCGCGGCTGGAGGTGCGGGTGTTGTTCGAAGAACTGGTCCGGCGGATCAGACACATCGAACCCGCCGGACCCGAGGCCTTTGTCAGGTCCAATTTCGTCGGCGGGATCAAGCGTCTTCCCGTGCGCGTCACCCTGAACTGAGGTTGCCATGACTGACCGACTTCGTGCCCTCTTTGTCGACCACCTGTCGATCCCGCGCGGGAAATACCTGCCGGGATCGAAGATCGGCGACAATGACACGCGCTTTGCCCGCGCGACATTCGGCGTGCATTACGACCGCGACCTGCTGCTGGACGCGCCCCATGCCATGGTGCGCGAGGGGATGCCGGACATGGAACTGCGCTGGCGCGGCGACGACATCCGCCAAAGCTGGGAGCCGGGCACCCAGATCGTGGTGGGCGACCTCTACGATACCGAGGGGGCGGCGCTGCCGCTCTGCCCGCGCGGGGCGCTGAAGCGGGCCATCGCGGACTGGGGCCGCCACGGGTTGACGCCGAAAGTCGGGATCGAACTGGAGGCCTACGCGCTGCAGGGCGACGAACAGGGGCGGCTGCGGCCCTACGACACGCCGGGTGGCGTGGTCTACGGCACGGGACCCTTCGCCGACCCGATGCGGTTCAACGATGTGATCTGGCGCAAAGCCGAGGAGATGGGCTTTCACCTCGACATGATCACGGCTGAATACGACAGTCCGCAGTTCGAATACACGCTGACCTTCGATGACGCGCTCAAGGCGGTGGACGACATCGTGCTGTTCCGGCTGATGGCACGGGAGATCGCGCTGGATCACGGGATCATCCTGACCTTCCTGCCCAAGCCGATTGCCGAGACCGGCGGATCGGGCATGCACATCAACTTTTCCTTCGTGGACGAGACCGGAGCGAATGCGCTGTCCACCGGGCCGCAGGGGGGGCCGGATCACCTGAACGCGCTGTCGCGCGGGTGTCTCGCCGGGTTGGTCCACCACCACAGGGGGCTGGCGGGGCTGCTCGCCCCTACCGCGACATCCTATCTGCGGCTGCAACCGGGGTCCCTGTCGGGCTACTGGCAGAACTGGGGCGGCGACCACAGGGCCGTCACGACGCGTGTGTCCTGCGAGGGCGGGGCCAAGGCCCGGCTGGAGCACCGCATGGCCGACGCCAGCGCCAATCCGTATACCGCCACCGCCGCCGTGTTGCAGGCCGCGCGGCTGGGCTATGAAGGCAAGCTGGACCTGCCCCCGATCGAGACCGGCGACGGGTTCGACAAAACGGACGCGAAACAGGGTGTTGCCGCCAACCTCCGGCAGGCGGCGAAGGACCTACAGGCCGACACGGTTCTGGCAGAGGCGGTGGGCCCCGAACTGGTGGCGCATCAGGTCTTCATGAAAGAGCGCGAGTACCGCAAGACACGCGACATGGAACCCAACGCCGTTCTCGATTTCTATGTCTGGTTCATCTGATATGCGCATCGCAATCCTGGTCACGAATACCGACGACAGCACCTTTGCCCAGGCCTGGCCCGACGACGGCGAAAAATTCGCTGATCTCGTGCACCTCGCCCGCCCGGACTGGCACTGCGAGGCCTTCTGGGTCTGCCGCGACGCATTTCCGCAGGATATTCGGGCCTTTGACGGTGTGATGATCACCGGCAGCCCGGCGTCCGTGAACGACCGCGCGCCGTGGATGCTGCGCCTGCAGGACTTGATCCGTGGCATGATCGCCGCCCGCCAGCCGCTGTTCGGGGCCTGCTTTGGCCATCAGATCATCGCCGCGGCGCTGGGCGCGCCGATTGTCGGCAACCCCGAGGGCTGGGGCCACGGGCTGTTGAACGTCCGGCGCAGCGGGGCGTCGCCCTGGGCAGGGCCGGAAACCGGATTTTCGCTTTATGGCTCACATATGGAACAGGTGGGCGCGGTTCCCGAAGGCGCCGAGGTCGTGTTCGAGGGGCCGGGCTGCACCGTCGCGGGCTTTGCCTTGGGCGATCATCTGTTCACCATCCAGCATCACCCGGAAATGACCCACGATTTCATGACGGCCCTGGTGGAATTCTATGCCGATGAGGTTGGGCATGACGCGACCGAACGGGCGCGCGCCTCTCTTGCCGAGCGGGCCGACCAGCGCGCCTTTGCCGAAGAGATCGCGCGCTTCTTCGAACATGCCGCCCGTGGGGTCCTGGCGGCGGAGGCGGGCTGATGGGGACGATCACCAAGGCGCTCGAACTGCTTGACCATTTCACCAAGGCCCGGTCCGAGATCGGTCTGGGCGATTTCGTCCGGCTCACGGGCCGGGACAAGGCGACCGTGCATCGGCATCTGACCGAATTGGAACAGAACGGGTTTCTGGAACAGGACGCGATATCGCGCGCCTACCGGCTGGGGCCGGCGCTGCTGCGGCTTACCGCAGTGCGCGAGGCGGCGTTCCCGGTGCGCCGCCTGTTGCGGCCCATCGTGACCGAACTGGCAGAGGACATCGGCGAACTCGCCCATGCTTCCCTGCTGCAGGGGGACATGTTGTCTTCGGTCTTCCATTTCGACCCTCTTCGCCACGGGACGCAGGTGTCTTTCGATGCCGCCGAAATGCTGCCGCTTCATGCCACGTCCAGCGGGCTGGCCGTGCTGGCCTTTTCCGGCGCCGAGATGACGGACCGCGTGCTGGGCCAGACGCTGCCCGCGATGACGGACAAGACGATCACCGACCCCGATGTCTTGCGCGACCTGTTGGAGGAGGTGCGCGGGACCGGCATCAGCCAGCTTGACAGCGCCTTCGACACCGAAGTGACATCGCAGGGCGCGCCGCTTTTCGGGCTGCACGGGCGGGTGATCGGCGCGCTGTCCGTCGCGGTGCCACGGGTGCGCGCCACGCCGCGGATGATGGCGCATATCACCCCCCGCCTGCGCGCCGCCGCCCATGCCGCTACCCAAAGCCTTGGCGGACGCTATCCCGATTTCATCGCGACGAACGGCCCCGCGCGGGTGCCGTCCCGCGCCGAACAGTAAAGGACACCAGATGAAAGATTCGAACTTCCTGAAGGAACACAACGCCCGCAATGTCTGGCATCCGATGACGCATCCGGCCGACAGCCTTGCCAATCCGCCGCAGATCATCGTCGGCGGAGAAGGGGTGGAGATCACCGATGTGGACGGGCACCGCACGGTGGACGCCGTGGGCGGCCTGTGGAACGTGAACCTGGGCTATTCCTGCGCGCCCGTGAAGGAAGCGATCACCGCGCAGATGGACAAGCTGCCCTATTACTCGATCTTTCGCGGCACCTCCAACGACGCGGTGATCGAACTCAGCCAGATGCTCAAGGCGTTCTTCGCCCCCGACGGGCTGAGCCGGGCGTTCTTTACCTCCGGCGGGTCGGATTCGATGGAGATCGCGCTGCGCCTCGCGCGGCAGTACCACAAGATCCGGGGCGAAGCGGGGCGGGTCAAGTACCTGTCGCTGAAGAAGGGCTACCACGGCACCCATACGCTGGCCGCCAGCGTCAACGGCAACGCGAATTTCCGCACCCAGTATGAACCGCTGATGCCCGGCTGTTTCCACATCCCGGCCCCCTATACCTACCGCAACCCGTTCAACGAGACCGACCCAGAGAAGCTGGCGCAGCTCTGCCTCGCGGCGCTGGAGGACGAGATTGCCTTTCAGGGCGCGGAGACCATCGCCGCCTTCGTGATGGAGCCGGTCCTGGGCGCGGGCGGCGTGATCCCGCCGCACCACAGTTTCATGCCCGGCGTGCGCGAGATCTGCGACCGCCACGGAATCTTGCTGATTGCGGACGAGGTGATTACCGCCTTCGGCCGCACCGGCGACTGGACCGGATCGCGCCATTGGGGGGTGAAGCCCGACATGAGCTGTACCGCCAAGGCGATCACCAACGGCTATTTCCCCTTTGGTGCCGTCATGATCTCGGACGCCATCGGTGAGGTGTTCGAGAACGACAAGACCGGCAAGGGCGCCATCGCGTCGGGCTATACCTACTCCGGCCACCCGGTGGGGGCGGCGGCGGCCATCGCCTGCCTGCACGAAACCGAACGGCTTCAGGTCAAGGACAACGCCGCCGCGCGTGGCACCCAGATGTTCGAGGGGCTGACACGGCTGGCCGAAAAGTACCCGCTGATCGGCGACGTGCGTGGCGGTCACGGGCTGATGTCGGCGATCGAGCTGACCTCCGACCCCGCGACCAAGGCGGGTGTGGACAAGAAGCTGCTCGCCACCCTGCACCGGACGACCTACGAAAACGGGACGATGGTGCGGATCTCGGGGTCGAACATCATTCTGTCGCCGCCCTTGGTGGTGACGGAAGATCACGTGACCACCATCCTGAACGCGCTGGACGCGGGTCTTTCCGCCGTGTCCTGAGCGGCTCAGGGGTCGATCATGATGCTGCCTGTCACCCGGGGAGCGCCGTCGACCAGCCGAAACACCAGCACTTCGCCAGAGCGGGTGGACCGCCCGGCAAGCGCCGAGATGTTGACCTGATGCGTCACCAGCATCAGCGGGCCGTCGGCCTTTGCGACGATGTCCAGTGTCTCTTCGGTCTGGCGGTCGCGGCTGGCGCGGTCGCGAAAGAAGGAATTGAGCGGCGGTGCGTCCGAGACGGGGCCGAGGTCGAGCAGGCGGGCGGTCTCTCGGGTGCGGCACCACTGGCTGGTCAGCACCGCGTCAAAACCGATGCCACGGTCGCGAAAGGCCGCGCCGATCCGTTCGGCCTGCGCGCGGCCCCGGTCATCCAGATTGCGCTGCGTGCTGCAATCGTCCAGCGCGAAGCTGCCGGGATCGCCCACACCGGGGGCCAGCGCGTGCCGCATGATCGCCATCGCACCGGGCTGGCGCAGCGCGTCCCAGTCGTTCGCCTGCGCTGTCCCGGCAAACAGCAGACAGGCCAGTAATAATCTCTTGAACATGATGCACCTCACCGCGTCTTGGACAGAAGGTGGCCCGACAGGCGGGCGAGGCTCAGCCGTTGAAGTTCAGTCGCAACCCGGGCGTCGGCCAATGGGCGTGATAAAGGCACCCGGTTCCCGATGCCGTGATCCAGGCATCGCGCATATCCGGCCCGCCAAAACAGATGTTGGTGATGTAGGGATCGCCCGGCCCGGCGACATACCCCACCGCGCCCCCGTCGGGAGGTACGATGCTGATCCCGCCGCGCATCAGGGTGGCGACGCAGATCGCGCCATCCGCCTGCACGGCGAGACTGTCCAGCAGCTGGTAGTCGGGCAGGGTGGTCAGAAGCCGCCCCGGCATGGTGAAGGGCTGCGGCGCGATCCTGCCGGGTTCGACAAGATCGAAGCTCCACACCCGCCCGGTGCGGGTCTCGGCGACATGCACGGTCTTTTCGTCCGGTGAC is a window from the Sulfitobacter sp. THAF37 genome containing:
- a CDS encoding cytochrome P450; protein product: MTIWVPEDDGYADLGKHDSFASGAPYNTFARMRAEAPCHWSDFDQGKGYWSITRHADIVQMIRDTETFSSGQGIRMEDQTPEEYMARRTFQETDGSDHRKVRMKVAKAFSPQVVAGFEDQIRDLCHPILDAALEKGEFCATREIARELPMRMLGQILGTPEEDLPWLVDKGDALMANTDPDFTDHVADKLDTDAYRLMPFNSPAGAELYEYARDLMEKKNAAGDTSGILHLILKPDENGETISETEFRNFFCLLVAAGNDTTRYSIAAGIQALARQPGLLEEMQSGEVWGTAPDEIVRWASPATYFRRTATRDVEVHGQQIRAGDKVLYWFVSANRDTEMFEDPYKLTLARKPNRQLGWGQGGPHVCLGMHLARLEVRVLFEELVRRIRHIEPAGPEAFVRSNFVGGIKRLPVRVTLN
- a CDS encoding glutamine synthetase family protein is translated as MTDRLRALFVDHLSIPRGKYLPGSKIGDNDTRFARATFGVHYDRDLLLDAPHAMVREGMPDMELRWRGDDIRQSWEPGTQIVVGDLYDTEGAALPLCPRGALKRAIADWGRHGLTPKVGIELEAYALQGDEQGRLRPYDTPGGVVYGTGPFADPMRFNDVIWRKAEEMGFHLDMITAEYDSPQFEYTLTFDDALKAVDDIVLFRLMAREIALDHGIILTFLPKPIAETGGSGMHINFSFVDETGANALSTGPQGGPDHLNALSRGCLAGLVHHHRGLAGLLAPTATSYLRLQPGSLSGYWQNWGGDHRAVTTRVSCEGGAKARLEHRMADASANPYTATAAVLQAARLGYEGKLDLPPIETGDGFDKTDAKQGVAANLRQAAKDLQADTVLAEAVGPELVAHQVFMKEREYRKTRDMEPNAVLDFYVWFI
- a CDS encoding type 1 glutamine amidotransferase, whose amino-acid sequence is MRIAILVTNTDDSTFAQAWPDDGEKFADLVHLARPDWHCEAFWVCRDAFPQDIRAFDGVMITGSPASVNDRAPWMLRLQDLIRGMIAARQPLFGACFGHQIIAAALGAPIVGNPEGWGHGLLNVRRSGASPWAGPETGFSLYGSHMEQVGAVPEGAEVVFEGPGCTVAGFALGDHLFTIQHHPEMTHDFMTALVEFYADEVGHDATERARASLAERADQRAFAEEIARFFEHAARGVLAAEAG
- a CDS encoding IclR family transcriptional regulator, with protein sequence MGTITKALELLDHFTKARSEIGLGDFVRLTGRDKATVHRHLTELEQNGFLEQDAISRAYRLGPALLRLTAVREAAFPVRRLLRPIVTELAEDIGELAHASLLQGDMLSSVFHFDPLRHGTQVSFDAAEMLPLHATSSGLAVLAFSGAEMTDRVLGQTLPAMTDKTITDPDVLRDLLEEVRGTGISQLDSAFDTEVTSQGAPLFGLHGRVIGALSVAVPRVRATPRMMAHITPRLRAAAHAATQSLGGRYPDFIATNGPARVPSRAEQ
- a CDS encoding aminotransferase class III-fold pyridoxal phosphate-dependent enzyme; this encodes MKDSNFLKEHNARNVWHPMTHPADSLANPPQIIVGGEGVEITDVDGHRTVDAVGGLWNVNLGYSCAPVKEAITAQMDKLPYYSIFRGTSNDAVIELSQMLKAFFAPDGLSRAFFTSGGSDSMEIALRLARQYHKIRGEAGRVKYLSLKKGYHGTHTLAASVNGNANFRTQYEPLMPGCFHIPAPYTYRNPFNETDPEKLAQLCLAALEDEIAFQGAETIAAFVMEPVLGAGGVIPPHHSFMPGVREICDRHGILLIADEVITAFGRTGDWTGSRHWGVKPDMSCTAKAITNGYFPFGAVMISDAIGEVFENDKTGKGAIASGYTYSGHPVGAAAAIACLHETERLQVKDNAAARGTQMFEGLTRLAEKYPLIGDVRGGHGLMSAIELTSDPATKAGVDKKLLATLHRTTYENGTMVRISGSNIILSPPLVVTEDHVTTILNALDAGLSAVS